The nucleotide window AAGACCTGAAAAACCTGAAAAAGGGTAAGAAAGAAAGGAAACGGGGAAACGAAAACAGTTCATTTCCCCGTCCGGGGAGTTATCCCTTTACTTGAAGGAAAGAACCTGCGGATTTAGGTCAGGAGGTCAAACTTGACAATCTGCTTTCGCAACCGATTGAAAGCCTCCAGGTCCCTGCGTTTGGCAATCTTCAACTCGTCCAGCAGATCGGGCAGCTGAACGTAGCGGGTGGTCAGCATGTGCCTGCAGGCGGCCTGTCCGAGAGCCTGGGCCAAGAAGGACTTGCCTGCTCCGGTCGGTCCTATGACCAGGACGTTGCGGGCGTGCGGGATATAGTTGCACGAGGCCAGCTCCATGATGAAACCGCGGTCCAGTCTTCGGTCGTCGTCGTACCTGATGTCCTCGACACAGGCGGTTGTGTTCTGGAACCGCGCACGGCTGACCAGGCGCTGGAGTCTGCTGTGCTGTCTCTTGTTGAACTCCCGGTCCACCATCAGCCCGAGACGGTCGTAGAACCCCATCTCCTGGAAGGCGGAGTCGTCGTCCTGCTCCTTCAGCGAGTCGGCCATGCCGGTAAGCTTCATGTACCTGAGCCTGTTCACAGTCTCGTGGTTAAGCATGGCCCCGGCCTCCGAAATAGTCCGCCCCTCGCCGGAACCCGCGCCCGGACGACTTCTTCATTGCCTCCACGGGTACCATTGAGACGTCCTGTTCGGATTCGGTGACAT belongs to Aminivibrio pyruvatiphilus and includes:
- a CDS encoding ATP-binding protein translates to MLNHETVNRLRYMKLTGMADSLKEQDDDSAFQEMGFYDRLGLMVDREFNKRQHSRLQRLVSRARFQNTTACVEDIRYDDDRRLDRGFIMELASCNYIPHARNVLVIGPTGAGKSFLAQALGQAACRHMLTTRYVQLPDLLDELKIAKRRDLEAFNRLRKQIVKFDLLT